The Actinomycetota bacterium genome window below encodes:
- the larB gene encoding nickel pincer cofactor biosynthesis protein LarB, with protein MFERCLKDLLKDVRNGKIDIDTALERLKDLPFSELGFAKVDLHRLLRKGFPEVILCQGKTISQIKEISTALLKTGQDLLATRADEAAHQAIKEVTTKAIYHKEARVVVVKQKEKRLVGKVLVVTGGTGDIPIAEEAAITAEVMGSDVDRLYDVGAAGIHRLISFKEKLTEAKVIIAVAGMEGALPSIIAGLVASPVIAVPTSVGYGASFQGLAALLTMLNSCAPGVAVVNIDNGFGAGYLAAVINQSMVEGKPV; from the coding sequence GTGTTTGAGCGCTGCTTAAAAGATCTTTTAAAAGATGTTCGGAATGGGAAGATAGATATCGATACCGCCCTAGAGAGACTCAAGGATTTACCCTTCTCCGAACTTGGATTTGCCAAGGTTGACCTCCATCGACTCTTGAGGAAGGGTTTCCCCGAAGTTATCCTCTGCCAAGGGAAAACGATCTCTCAGATCAAAGAAATATCCACCGCTTTACTGAAGACGGGACAGGATCTTCTGGCCACCAGAGCCGATGAAGCAGCTCATCAAGCCATCAAGGAAGTTACCACCAAAGCCATATATCACAAGGAAGCCAGAGTTGTGGTTGTAAAGCAGAAAGAAAAAAGACTCGTGGGAAAAGTCCTTGTGGTTACGGGGGGAACCGGAGATATTCCCATAGCCGAAGAGGCGGCGATCACCGCGGAGGTCATGGGGAGCGATGTGGATCGGCTCTATGATGTGGGGGCCGCCGGCATTCATCGTCTGATCTCCTTTAAGGAGAAATTAACGGAGGCCAAGGTGATCATAGCCGTGGCTGGAATGGAGGGAGCGCTTCCGAGCATCATCGCGGGATTGGTTGCCAGCCCAGTAATTGCCGTGCCCACAAGCGTGGGGTATGGAGCGAGCTTCCAGGGATTGGCGGCACTCCTTACCATGCTCAACTCCTGCGCACCCGGAGTAGCCGTGGTAAACATAGATAATGGATTCGGTGCCGGTTACCTGGCAGCTGTGATAAATCAGTCGATGGTTGAAGGAAAACCCGTCTGA